In the Nitrospirales bacterium LBB_01 genome, one interval contains:
- a CDS encoding HAMP domain-containing histidine kinase, whose product MRTKLFLSFSAVIITALISNLIFKWLITKDFNDYVAASETQNISWVLSTVQDAYETEGNKCGSLLYDAVHWGLMLGLYVEILDKDDNVVMDVKSVFSGPHSVMTQNMEDILKTGKKAEHYKDYPIKVDGNLVATVQISAITGYGYAALKERLFKTRGKYFLLISFLIAGGGAIILSVLFSVYLSKPLKRLIAATTKIGSGEFNVSIPVSTKDEIGDLASAFNFMASALRREDEQRKQIMSSIAHELRTPLTAMRANVEAAVDGVAESPAKCLNVIALEVERLTSLVQGIENAAKTEETFFKKPVYEEILIAPFLTDMIEPFVAQADKKGISITLSNADDDIKIMGDKEKLSIIFHNLLSNAVKFTDTGGVTVSYEVSWDELSVTVKDTGRGISDSEKPLIYNRYYRSKQSGGMGVGLAIVKELAEVLNGEVSFQSSVGVGTAFSVKLPKSI is encoded by the coding sequence ATGCGGACTAAGCTGTTTTTATCCTTTAGCGCTGTAATAATAACCGCTCTGATTTCAAATCTGATTTTCAAGTGGTTAATTACAAAAGACTTTAACGACTATGTAGCGGCAAGCGAAACTCAAAACATTTCGTGGGTGCTTTCAACAGTTCAGGATGCGTACGAGACGGAGGGAAATAAGTGTGGAAGTCTTCTGTATGATGCCGTACACTGGGGGCTTATGCTGGGACTTTACGTGGAAATTTTAGATAAAGACGATAATGTAGTGATGGACGTAAAGAGTGTTTTTAGTGGACCTCATAGTGTGATGACTCAAAACATGGAAGACATTTTAAAAACAGGGAAAAAGGCTGAGCACTACAAAGACTACCCGATAAAAGTAGATGGCAATCTTGTTGCAACTGTGCAGATAAGTGCGATTACAGGTTACGGATACGCAGCCTTAAAGGAACGCTTGTTTAAAACACGAGGCAAGTATTTTTTATTAATATCTTTTTTAATAGCCGGAGGTGGCGCTATTATTCTTTCGGTGCTTTTTAGCGTATATCTTTCAAAACCCCTTAAGCGGCTTATTGCAGCAACGACAAAAATAGGCAGCGGCGAATTCAATGTGAGCATTCCTGTTTCAACAAAAGACGAAATAGGCGATCTGGCCAGTGCTTTTAATTTCATGGCCTCAGCTCTCCGGCGTGAGGATGAGCAGAGAAAACAAATCATGTCAAGCATAGCCCATGAACTGAGAACCCCGCTTACTGCGATGAGAGCAAACGTGGAGGCAGCAGTTGATGGCGTTGCCGAAAGCCCTGCAAAGTGTCTTAATGTTATCGCTTTAGAGGTGGAAAGGCTGACCTCGCTTGTTCAGGGCATAGAGAATGCTGCTAAAACAGAGGAGACTTTTTTTAAGAAACCTGTTTATGAGGAAATTTTAATTGCACCATTTCTCACAGATATGATTGAACCATTTGTGGCACAAGCCGATAAAAAGGGTATTTCCATTACATTATCCAATGCAGACGACGATATAAAAATAATGGGAGACAAAGAAAAACTCTCAATTATTTTTCATAATCTCCTTTCAAATGCCGTTAAATTTACAGACACGGGTGGCGTAACGGTTTCTTATGAAGTATCGTGGGATGAGCTTAGTGTAACAGTCAAAGATACTGGCAGGGGAATTTCAGATAGTGAAAAACCGCTGATTTATAACCGCTACTACCGCAGCAAGCAATCAGGCGGCATGGGGGTTGGGCTTGCAATAGTTAAAGAACTTGCCGAGGTGCTAAACGGCGAGGTGTCGTTTCAATCAAGCGTAGGGGTAGGTACTGCCTTCAGTGTAAAATTGCCTAAGAGTATTTAA
- the plsX gene encoding phosphate acyltransferase PlsX, translating to MKIALDAMGGDNAPGVNVDGAVESVNELPDMQIILVGQTDVLEALLSKKKYRSGAIEIRHASEVVSMDDSTANALRKKKDSSIRVAIELVKSGEAQAAVSAGHSGVAMATSLTILKKAPGVDRPAIAVLMPRIKGRFLLIDAGANVDCKPINLLQFALMGSAYYKLVYNVDSPTVALLSIGEEDTKGNELTKEAFKLLKSAKINFIGNIEGKDIFKGLADVIVCDGFIGNTVLKVSEGLAEAVIQILKNEISDLTFGKLGFLCLRPAFRNFKKHTDYDESGGAPLLGINGTCVICHGRSSSKAIRNALKLTYQLAMQDINKIISDDIASQNTIRTEGT from the coding sequence ATGAAAATAGCCCTGGATGCGATGGGAGGCGATAACGCTCCCGGAGTCAACGTGGACGGAGCGGTGGAGTCAGTTAATGAACTGCCTGACATGCAAATTATATTGGTTGGTCAGACTGATGTCTTAGAGGCGTTGCTTTCAAAGAAGAAGTACCGCAGTGGAGCAATTGAAATAAGACATGCCTCCGAGGTGGTAAGCATGGATGACTCCACAGCCAATGCTTTAAGAAAAAAGAAAGACTCCTCGATACGGGTGGCAATTGAGTTAGTAAAATCAGGCGAGGCACAGGCGGCAGTAAGCGCTGGGCATTCAGGGGTAGCTATGGCAACCTCGCTTACGATTTTAAAGAAAGCTCCGGGTGTGGACAGACCTGCTATTGCTGTGTTGATGCCAAGAATTAAGGGACGTTTTCTTTTGATTGACGCCGGCGCCAATGTTGACTGTAAGCCGATAAACTTACTTCAATTTGCGCTTATGGGCTCTGCCTACTACAAATTGGTTTATAATGTGGACTCACCAACAGTAGCACTTCTAAGCATAGGTGAGGAGGACACAAAGGGCAATGAACTAACCAAGGAGGCATTTAAACTTTTAAAATCGGCGAAAATCAACTTTATCGGCAATATTGAAGGTAAAGATATATTTAAGGGGCTTGCCGATGTGATTGTCTGCGACGGATTTATCGGTAATACGGTGTTAAAAGTAAGCGAGGGGCTGGCTGAGGCGGTTATTCAAATACTTAAGAATGAAATCTCGGATTTGACATTTGGCAAGCTTGGATTTTTGTGTTTAAGACCTGCATTTAGGAATTTTAAGAAGCACACCGACTATGACGAAAGCGGCGGGGCTCCACTTTTGGGAATTAACGGCACATGTGTTATCTGCCACGGCAGATCGTCGTCAAAAGCGATACGAAACGCTTTGAAACTGACATATCAACTTGCTATGCAGGATATAAATAAAATAATATCCGACGATATCGCCTCACAAAATACGATAAGAACTGAGGGAACTTAA
- a CDS encoding radical SAM protein: MNTAGYKKTQKRVLNRRAVMWLGQTCNLRCQFCYFLERIESASHKEHPFMTLEKAKAICSCLFDFYHNNAIDIQGGEPTLYKEILELTQHCRTIGLLPTLITNAILLSNRSRCSDLKAAGVRDLLISVHGLGDNYDSLVGVKGASKKQMKALENIIAEGIPFRFNCVLSKTTLPELMAISELAHSTGARVVNFITFNPFEDQHNSDKLSAGNVANYTDVKSYLTPVMDFLEDVGIECNVRYLPMCLAEERHRKNIYNFQQNPYDLHEWDYVSWSWTALKPQRMRDGELTKPIDRRTISLETMQFPVALKFATDAIQKLIRTYPGTRAPIEALYRDVSFVVNTVKQKLGKGVREENFYRENALVRTSQCDYCYSDKCKRCSVQEICDGFHGDYASIFGTDDARAIELGLKIYDPAYYISKQEKVVEEEDYDWAL; the protein is encoded by the coding sequence ATGAACACAGCCGGTTATAAAAAAACACAGAAACGGGTGTTAAACAGAAGGGCAGTGATGTGGCTTGGGCAGACATGCAATTTGCGCTGTCAATTCTGTTATTTTCTTGAAAGAATAGAATCGGCGTCGCACAAAGAGCATCCTTTCATGACACTTGAAAAGGCAAAGGCAATATGCTCTTGTCTTTTTGATTTTTACCATAACAATGCGATAGATATTCAGGGCGGAGAGCCAACGTTGTACAAAGAAATCCTGGAGCTTACCCAACACTGCCGCACTATCGGGCTTTTGCCAACTCTCATAACTAATGCGATATTGCTTTCCAATCGGAGCCGATGCAGTGATTTAAAGGCGGCAGGGGTAAGAGACCTGCTTATCAGTGTGCATGGGTTAGGCGATAACTACGATTCATTGGTAGGCGTAAAAGGGGCAAGTAAAAAGCAGATGAAGGCGCTGGAAAACATCATAGCCGAGGGCATTCCGTTTAGATTTAACTGTGTGTTAAGCAAGACAACACTGCCGGAGCTTATGGCTATTTCTGAGCTTGCCCATAGCACAGGAGCGCGTGTGGTAAACTTCATAACATTTAATCCGTTTGAAGACCAGCATAATAGTGACAAGCTGTCGGCTGGAAATGTGGCAAACTATACAGATGTAAAGTCATATCTTACGCCGGTAATGGACTTTCTTGAGGATGTTGGGATAGAGTGTAACGTCCGGTACTTACCGATGTGTTTAGCTGAGGAAAGGCACAGAAAAAACATCTATAATTTTCAACAGAACCCCTATGACCTGCATGAATGGGACTATGTCTCATGGTCGTGGACAGCGTTAAAACCTCAAAGAATGAGAGACGGGGAACTGACAAAGCCAATCGACCGCAGAACAATATCTCTTGAAACCATGCAGTTTCCGGTTGCACTCAAGTTTGCTACAGACGCCATTCAGAAGTTAATACGGACATATCCCGGCACACGTGCTCCAATAGAGGCGCTTTATCGGGATGTAAGTTTTGTCGTAAACACAGTCAAGCAAAAACTTGGCAAAGGAGTCCGTGAAGAGAATTTTTATAGGGAAAATGCGCTGGTTAGAACAAGCCAGTGCGATTATTGTTATTCTGATAAGTGTAAACGATGCTCAGTGCAGGAGATTTGTGATGGATTTCACGGCGACTACGCCTCCATTTTTGGCACTGATGACGCAAGAGCTATTGAGCTTGGCTTAAAAATATATGACCCCGCATACTACATATCTAAACAGGAAAAAGTTGTAGAAGAGGAAGACTACGACTGGGCACTCTGA
- a CDS encoding response regulator transcription factor produces MKKILLIEDEKNIADVVIMYLKKEGYEALYAQTGSDGLNMMSSSPDLIILDLMLPDMDGEDIAVRIRENSDIPIIMLTAKSYEKDILKGFKSGADDYVIKPFSPREFMARIGSLLRRSGNKSSTASYNNGALVIDMQTASLNGTVLTLTHTEFRILSALTEHPGRVLSREQLLSRVQGYDFEGSDRAVDAHVKNLRRKLGDDNKNPVFIKTVYAEGYCFTGVRDAD; encoded by the coding sequence ATGAAAAAAATCTTACTGATAGAAGACGAAAAAAACATAGCCGATGTCGTAATCATGTATCTTAAAAAAGAGGGCTATGAGGCGTTGTATGCCCAAACCGGCTCTGATGGCCTTAATATGATGAGTAGCAGTCCTGATTTAATAATTTTAGACCTTATGCTTCCCGATATGGACGGAGAAGACATAGCAGTTAGAATAAGGGAAAATTCAGACATTCCAATAATAATGCTGACTGCTAAAAGCTATGAAAAGGATATTTTGAAGGGTTTTAAATCCGGAGCGGACGACTACGTTATAAAACCATTTAGTCCGCGGGAATTTATGGCAAGGATAGGTTCGCTTCTTAGGCGTTCAGGGAATAAAAGCAGCACAGCATCATACAATAATGGAGCGCTTGTCATTGATATGCAAACGGCAAGTTTAAACGGCACTGTTTTAACCTTAACTCACACCGAGTTCAGAATACTCTCAGCGCTGACTGAGCACCCCGGTAGAGTGCTCAGCCGGGAGCAGCTGTTAAGTCGTGTGCAGGGATATGATTTTGAAGGCTCAGACAGGGCAGTGGATGCGCACGTTAAAAACCTCAGACGTAAACTTGGTGATGACAACAAAAATCCAGTTTTTATAAAAACCGTCTATGCCGAGGGCTATTGCTTTACAGGAGTAAGAGATGCGGACTAA
- a CDS encoding c-type cytochrome has protein sequence MKNFRKMVLITVVAALNLSLMLTVFAFAHEDNSDGHQSGSHSHKKYQNQKNPVELTVAVLEEGKSLYAANCAACHGKSGNGDGETMTAADFTAGRFRHGSTEGEIYNLISHGSKAAGMPAWKGTLASLDIWKLVHIVKGFGTGK, from the coding sequence ATGAAAAATTTCAGGAAAATGGTATTGATTACAGTTGTCGCAGCGTTGAATCTGAGTTTGATGTTAACCGTCTTTGCGTTTGCTCATGAGGATAACTCAGATGGTCATCAAAGTGGTTCACATAGCCATAAAAAGTATCAAAATCAAAAAAACCCTGTAGAGCTAACTGTTGCCGTTTTGGAGGAGGGCAAGTCACTATATGCAGCCAATTGTGCAGCATGTCATGGCAAAAGCGGCAACGGCGACGGTGAAACTATGACAGCCGCTGATTTTACAGCCGGAAGATTCAGGCATGGCAGTACAGAGGGTGAAATTTATAATTTAATCTCACATGGCTCAAAAGCTGCCGGTATGCCTGCATGGAAGGGGACTCTTGCCTCACTGGACATATGGAAATTGGTTCATATAGTAAAGGGCTTCGGCACAGGGAAATAA
- a CDS encoding HAMP domain-containing histidine kinase, which yields MDHGASGYMAHGFCYLWEPGLILLHVISDIVTAVAYYSIPIALFYFIYKRRDMVFLTVFILFGLFIFACGTTHLLSAFTVYVPAYWLEGVVKAITAFVSIITVFYLIPLIPQAISMPSLSKALEETKELNRSLEKEMRERKKAVDKLIESEAMLIQQSKMASMGEMIGIISHQWKQPLNAVTLNVQDIKDAYVHGELDDIYIDDVVGSTMQQIEFMAKTIDDFRNFFIPSKKKTKFDVKSAIEELLSMFIHIYNRHNVVVSISAEQDALLLTDGYPNEFKQVVLNILNNAKEAVVSKKKMDNSIKGHIEVNIKNSEDNSKIIILVKDNGGGIPDDVIGKIFEPYFTTKEHEGTGIGLYMSKTIIETNMGGSLTVHNVNEGAEFEIVLNTLDGTT from the coding sequence CCGATATAGTTACAGCCGTTGCTTATTATTCAATCCCAATTGCGCTGTTTTATTTTATTTATAAAAGGCGTGACATGGTATTTTTAACAGTATTCATCCTGTTTGGACTCTTTATCTTTGCCTGTGGAACAACGCATTTGCTCTCTGCATTTACTGTATATGTTCCTGCTTACTGGCTTGAAGGAGTAGTTAAAGCAATCACAGCCTTTGTATCGATTATCACCGTATTCTATCTTATTCCGCTTATTCCCCAAGCTATTTCTATGCCGAGCTTGTCTAAAGCGTTGGAGGAGACAAAAGAATTAAATAGATCTTTAGAAAAAGAGATGAGAGAACGGAAAAAAGCGGTAGATAAACTGATAGAAAGTGAAGCAATGCTGATTCAACAATCCAAGATGGCTTCTATGGGTGAAATGATAGGAATAATTTCTCATCAGTGGAAGCAGCCTTTGAACGCTGTTACTTTAAACGTTCAGGACATTAAGGATGCTTATGTACACGGCGAACTTGATGATATATACATCGATGATGTAGTAGGTTCTACGATGCAGCAAATAGAATTTATGGCAAAAACAATTGATGATTTCAGAAATTTTTTCATACCATCCAAAAAGAAAACTAAATTTGATGTGAAGTCAGCCATAGAAGAACTGCTGTCAATGTTCATACACATTTATAACAGACACAATGTAGTTGTTTCTATTAGTGCTGAACAGGATGCGTTACTGCTTACAGATGGGTATCCCAATGAGTTTAAACAAGTGGTACTCAATATTTTAAATAATGCCAAAGAAGCTGTTGTTTCAAAAAAGAAAATGGATAACAGTATTAAGGGACATATAGAGGTTAACATCAAAAACAGCGAAGATAACTCCAAAATTATAATTTTAGTAAAAGACAATGGCGGCGGAATTCCAGATGATGTGATAGGTAAAATTTTTGAGCCTTATTTCACAACAAAAGAACATGAGGGAACAGGAATTGGGCTTTATATGTCAAAAACAATAATTGAGACAAATATGGGCGGCAGTTTAACGGTTCATAATGTCAATGAAGGTGCTGAGTTTGAGATAGTTTTAAATACACTCGATGGTACAACCTGA
- a CDS encoding glycosyltransferase family 2 protein has product MFDNDRDAVKVSVIIPTYNRSKYVRKAVDGVIGQTYKNIEILVIDDGSTDDTKEVLAPLVGKGVIKYIYQKNRGPSAARNTGLSHATGDCIAFCDADDYYNADMLKALLDVLYMSDDIGMVFCDYNTFSDTGVLDVNRNAARYEDMQPVTFQRLFSTINFIMPSTVLAKRIVFEKCGVFDESLKGPEDYDLWLRILKHYEIAGTQKALVNIRVHEGNISKHVDRMVTDEAAVIEKYRHSVPSVQFKKRLSKVFMLNADRCVCQKHYAKGLVMMLKGMSVYPFMFNDILIIAIRLIIGESGSDRLRKQIGSLKWLKKIYFYIYRN; this is encoded by the coding sequence ATGTTTGATAACGACAGAGATGCTGTAAAAGTCTCTGTTATAATCCCCACATATAACCGCAGTAAATACGTGCGCAAAGCCGTTGACGGCGTAATAGGTCAGACCTACAAAAACATTGAAATTCTGGTCATTGACGACGGCTCCACAGACGATACCAAAGAGGTGTTAGCGCCGTTAGTTGGAAAAGGCGTAATTAAGTATATTTATCAAAAAAACAGAGGCCCCTCGGCAGCAAGAAACACAGGACTTTCTCATGCTACCGGAGACTGCATTGCCTTTTGTGATGCCGATGACTATTATAACGCCGATATGTTAAAAGCGCTGCTTGACGTTCTTTATATGTCAGACGATATTGGGATGGTCTTTTGCGACTACAACACATTTAGCGATACCGGTGTGCTGGATGTAAACAGAAATGCCGCAAGATATGAGGACATGCAACCGGTCACTTTTCAGCGGCTCTTTAGTACGATTAATTTCATAATGCCATCTACTGTGCTGGCAAAACGCATTGTGTTTGAAAAATGCGGCGTTTTTGATGAGTCACTTAAAGGTCCCGAGGACTATGACCTATGGCTTAGGATACTAAAACACTATGAAATAGCCGGCACTCAAAAGGCTCTCGTAAACATAAGAGTTCACGAGGGCAATATCTCAAAACACGTTGACAGGATGGTCACTGATGAGGCCGCCGTGATAGAAAAATACCGGCACAGTGTCCCCTCAGTCCAATTTAAAAAGAGGCTATCAAAAGTGTTTATGCTTAATGCAGATAGATGTGTCTGTCAGAAGCATTACGCAAAAGGTCTTGTGATGATGCTAAAAGGCATGAGTGTATATCCTTTCATGTTTAACGATATACTTATAATAGCGATACGATTAATTATAGGCGAAAGCGGCTCAGACAGACTAAGAAAGCAAATCGGCTCACTTAAATGGTTAAAGAAAATATATTTTTATATTTACAGAAATTAA
- a CDS encoding ketoacyl-ACP synthase III, whose product MHNARIISTGSYLPEKVLTNNDLEKMVDTSDTWIVERTGIRERRIARDDETASDMAYEAAKLALERAGLTADTLDIIIVATISGDMPIPATACYVQKMLGATKAAAFDINAACSGFIFGLSTANAYIKAGLYNRILLIGSEVLTKFTDWQDRNTCVLFGDGAGAVILEGHDGERGVLSVDIHSDGTLSDILLLPGGGSKHPTSFQTITDRLHYIKMKGNETFKVAVRTLEKLVVDALEKNRVDPKDLALLIPHQANLRIISATASRLGLTMDRVMLNLNKYGNTSAASIPIALDEAVVTGRIKDGDYILLEAFGGGLTWASALIKW is encoded by the coding sequence TTGCACAATGCAAGGATAATCTCAACAGGCTCATATCTGCCTGAGAAGGTGCTGACAAACAATGATCTTGAGAAAATGGTTGACACTTCAGACACGTGGATTGTGGAGCGAACCGGAATACGAGAGCGCAGGATTGCAAGAGATGATGAGACGGCATCGGATATGGCTTATGAGGCTGCAAAGCTGGCACTTGAGCGAGCTGGTTTAACGGCAGACACTCTTGATATAATCATAGTTGCTACTATTTCAGGCGATATGCCAATACCGGCAACAGCCTGTTATGTACAAAAGATGCTTGGAGCCACGAAAGCTGCAGCGTTTGATATAAATGCTGCGTGTTCAGGGTTTATCTTTGGTCTTTCAACCGCTAATGCTTATATAAAGGCTGGATTATATAACAGGATTCTTTTAATCGGCTCGGAGGTTTTAACAAAATTTACCGACTGGCAGGACAGAAATACGTGTGTTTTATTTGGCGATGGCGCAGGGGCAGTCATTCTTGAAGGACATGATGGAGAACGTGGAGTGCTTTCGGTTGACATTCACTCCGATGGCACTCTTTCAGATATTTTGCTTTTACCCGGTGGCGGCTCTAAGCATCCGACCTCGTTTCAGACCATAACGGACAGACTCCACTACATAAAAATGAAAGGCAACGAGACTTTTAAGGTAGCAGTCAGAACCCTTGAGAAACTTGTGGTTGACGCTCTTGAAAAAAACAGAGTTGACCCAAAAGACCTGGCGCTTTTAATTCCACATCAGGCAAACCTAAGAATAATATCCGCAACAGCCAGCCGACTTGGGCTTACAATGGACAGAGTTATGCTGAATCTAAACAAATACGGCAACACATCAGCAGCCTCAATCCCAATAGCTCTTGATGAGGCGGTTGTAACCGGACGCATAAAAGACGGAGATTATATCCTGCTTGAAGCGTTTGGCGGCGGTCTTACATGGGCATCCGCTTTGATTAAGTGGTAA